The following proteins come from a genomic window of Paramisgurnus dabryanus chromosome 19, PD_genome_1.1, whole genome shotgun sequence:
- the hivep1 gene encoding zinc finger protein 40 isoform X2 — protein sequence MPRTKQNNPKNLKDKIEEAQKELKDPKVAHKDIPENTGRNSEGIKGLKRKKVVVQNQLKKVPKSPVKKQSQTKKSVSPLSKEATPSSSFTSSPLHGLLNPRDPEDAPQDTSVSEAVRGEPSTSEPQALNQKSAAEQPSSEGLLLDDSWCDNGSNKNSSPSHTSAPLEVLLKAMEPDFNTLAERKNSSPIGHLGKSVSIPVTYSDYAMAMPAVNFNVQSQPTFVPPFSAAKQQFYSSMASTAQHATHRYVNVSGNHQQDRPGIQKSYSVGPSLTLSHAPVPSGSGGLPQSQPPVVQTCQSLSATVPNSIQVPVTPGFSPVQMTTVVNFGTSQVTDITAKEQKPKKQGKYVCDYCNRACAKPSVLLKHIRSHTGERPYPCVTCGFSFKTKSNLYKHKKSHAHAIKLGLVKDSGSGSLSQESDKGLATHSDAEESGDSDEEGSAADLDPDSSQSSITVLSESSLQSAGVIPGSQAESENSVVFEVLKPLATHQGCEPKVTAALPKVVVHPVNVSPLRADSPRVTDSAPEHATAQRQRDFQPANLRSSVTMLSSLKEVDCTSPLLDSVSEDEDQHCKSPLGGSHAQLQRQQATDYSQQSQGKCLLSPRSLGSTDSGYFSRSESADQAMSPSSPFVKITPPAETDITKTPQVPPSPVVATVMHVAPTDKHRVSLGQMHPPLETKALSLEERISKLISDNEAVVDDKQLDSVKPRRTSLSRRGSIDSPKSYIFKDSFQFDLKPPVRRSSSNSDIPKSPFTPTDKSKPVFLLSVPHQYPAMDCLPITRSNSMPTTPGQSALFPNVTPQPHPLRICQSFDEKISSINDDVFSSTPPTPNPAVHTRTLVRQKAVEDSAANDGHVLISVQSMDESYHGPSITHEVRSKSFEHATERTRKPQQNKGTMYECETCRNRYRKLENFENHKKFYCSELHGPKNKPMQTREVDSEVFGRSIQQPLLNRNAVITGIVEQPSMVRKRRKIKSVGDDDDQSPTETTPPCSRSFDSCQMSTGSLGRPYSHHTQTISNSTVLGQMQIIGRVAEPQESRLSPIREAQISTPNKERGDLQRQGSGTSVIRHTNSLSRPNSFETSESIDRSSPVDPGEREVKSSTKCHTEAAVSSSSQSYQDRMSTPKCASQGIEHHGRQTFPIASDSSTPLQQSRLVRQSNIQVPEILVTEEPDRDHESQLVESTEKPVETFSWPQRSESLSKLPTEKLPPKKKRIRLAQMEQSSGESSFESSLSRSLSRDSSLSRCSSISASFDRDDPPRSDSPSRAESVGKSPEAQGLPVANNTLGVPGMMRRATSEQITCTQSSVEISCDYRSKSFDCSSVSSGRPLPPMQTSMPKTTHSPLTTQVPLIERRRGPLVRQMSLKIGPDPQMAVKQTVSTQRGPFTNESSRSQSRQVSVNTSTLVQPFVLYSGEEPKQTHEHMVQSINLGSQTQQPQVYGLPHPWHQTSKIATCQVQPPVHMVAGHTDIQKTSDEKNNKSFVPKYQLNCPVLKTGQPYSFAGVQGKQIALPVITIPIANKIKVSQSNDGTHNVFVAQPGYQALINKPPVVLPVGVQGVSPSQITSVSTSVPQILITHEQTLAPASAASKVNFPTVHVVNSDLKTGKDIQTHRQGGSVAIQMKNNNKNTELNQTTQQSILSLGSLHCTQKLASANLCPQEATASSKRMLSPANSLDIAMEKTQKRAKDEHGAACLTDGRSLNYLNSKMSEMTRQRKLMLVRQVCMTEPVDSPIETDAPEQFPDTSESEKTPVPQRATPEVNEQEMESRTPTTVHGVQGSATRSSPGVQNSTMPENIHLKPQEKVEEQRWSPSKSPLRPTTFQGQVKLASSVSVVNTRDSHRLSFPSLKTATTFTWCFLMKRKPLHIQQTDQKISAYSAWVVNPNNPNPLGLPTKVVMSLFDSKQTSKKIHYTQAKTTTLKSDILTYSGKLKDVLSKVVIQQRSVPNENSGKMKPETQPINESDRDSSKSEPQRVKIFDGGFKSNEEYVYVRGRGRGKYICEECGIRCKKPSMLRKHIRTHSDIRPFHCTQCNFSFKTKGNLTKHMKSKAHSKKCMEMGVAIGIIDDQDNEDSVDRGTAGSADRQDSDGDDSDGPDDEDNDGEEEDEEDSQAESGLSATPSVSASPQHLPANHADIAPSSLLAQMSISPSPTPAAQPQRPPASDSQTSDTESVAMTSPVLLVKQMSISASCSSPGPSPSSFASHPAPASEFHPSDTDSVHMMSPISPCRQMSIDFPEFDVPPSPPVAGKGTKLAQVRPMSSQLLSFPSCIPSSLHVHLTPYQYPTTYAFQCHESRMSGTSAKLL from the exons ACATACCTGAAAATACTGGCAGAAATTCTGAAGGAATCAAAGGATTGAAAAGGAAGAAAGTTGTAGTACAAAACCAGCTGAAGAAAGTACCCAAGTCACCTGTCAAGAAGCAATCACAAACCAAGAAATCTGTTTCTCCTTTATCCAAGGAAGCCACACCCTCTTCTTCCTTCACCAGCAGTCCACTGCATGGTTTGCTTAATCCTCGAGACCCTGAAGATGCCCCGCAGGACACATCAGTATCTGAAGCAGTAAGAGGGGAGCCGTCCACCTCAGAGCCACAGGCTCTCAACCAGAAAAGTGCTGCAGAGCAGCCTTCTTCTGAAGGCCTGTTACTCGACGATAGCTGGTGTGACAACGGCAGCAACAAAAATTCATCTCCCTCCCACACAAGTGCCCCCCTTGAAGTTCTGCTCAAAGCTATGGAACCAGATTTCAACACGCTGGCAGAAAGGAAGAATAGCAGTCCAATAGGACATCTTGGAAAATCAGTATCCATTCCTGTCACTTACTCGGACTATGCTATGGCTATGCCTGCTGTTAATTTTAATGTCCAGTCACAACCCACATTTGTGCCACCTTTTAGTGCAGCAAAACAACAGTTCTACAGCAGTATGGCATCAACAGCGCAACACGCAACACACCGGTATGTAAATGTGTCAGGAAACCATCAGCAAGACAGACCAGGAATCCAGAAAAGCTACAGTGTGGGTCCTTCACTTACTTTGAGCCATGCGCCAGTTCCTTCAGGTTCTGGTGGTTTACCTCAGAGCCAACCACCTGTTGTACAAACATGCCAGTCTCTGTCTGCCACAGTCCCCAACTCAATTCAAGTCCCTGTTACCCCTGGTTTCAGCCCTGTTCAGATGACAACTGTTGTAAACTTTGGCACAAGTCAAGTAACTGATATCACAGCAAAAGAGCAAAAACCGAAGAAGCAAGGGAAGTACGTCTGTGACTACTGCAATAGAGCGTGTGCCAAGCCAAGTGTGCTTCTAAAACACATACGGTCCCACACAGGAGAGAGACCTTACCCATGTGTGACATGTGGCTTTTCATTTAAGACAAAGAGCAACCTTTACAAACATAAAAAGTCCCACGCACACGCAATCAAACTAGGTCTTGTAAAAGACTCTGGAAGTGGATCCCTTTCACAAGAGTCTGATAAAGGCCTTGCCACGCATTCTGATGCAGAGGAAAGTGGAGACAGTGATGAGGAGGGGAGTGCCGCTGATTTAGACCCAGATTCTTCACAGAGTAGCATAACAGTTTTATCTGAAAGCAGTTTGCAGAGTGCAGGCGTAATACCAGGCAGCCAAGCAGAGTCTGAGAATTCAGTGGTGTTTGAAGTTCTAAAACCATTGGCCACTCACCAAGGATGTGAGCCAAAAGTCACTGCTGCTCTCCCTAAAGTGGTTGTCCACCCTGTAAATGTTTCACCTTTGCGAGCAGACAGCCCAAGAGTTACAGATTCTGCACCTGAACATGCCACCGCCCAGAGGCAAAGGGATTTCCAGCCAGCAAACCTAAGGTCCAGTGTAACGATGCTATCCTCACTAAAAGAAGTGGATTGCACAAGTCCTCTGCTGGATTCAGTTAGTGAAGATGAAGATCAGCATTGTAAATCGCCCTTGGGAGGCAGCCATGCCCAGCTACAGAGGCAACAAGCAACTGATTACTCGCAACAGTCACAAGGCAAGTGCCTACTAAGTCCTCGGAGTCTTGGAAGCACTGATTCTGGCTACTTTTCACGTTCTGAAAGTGCTGATCAAGCTATGAGTCCTTCAAGTCCTTTTGTTAAGATCACTCCACCAGCAGAAACTGACATTACAAAAACGCCACAAGTTCCTCCTTCTCCCGTTGTGGCAACTGTCATGCATGTAGCACCTACTGACAAGCATCGTGTTTCATTAGGACAAATGCATCCTCCATTGGAAACCAAAGCTCTGTCTCTTGAGGAGCGTATCTCAAAACTGATTTCAGACAATGAGGCTGTTGTGGATGACAAACAATTGGATAGTGTCAAACCTAGACGGACTTCTCTTTCTCGAAGGGGTAGCATTGATTCCCCTAAATCTTACATATTCAAAGACTCTTTTCAGTTTGATTTAAAACCACCAGTGAGGAGATCTAGTTCCAACTCTGACATACCCAAATCTCCTTTTACACCCACAGACAAATCCAAGCCAGTATTTCTTCTTTCTGTTCCACATCAGTATCCAGCTATGGACTGTTTACCAATAACAAGAAGTAATTCAATGCCTACAACACCTGGTCAGTCAGCTCTTTTTCCCAATGTAACACCTCAGCCTCACCCACTAAGGATCTGTCAGTCATTTGATGAAAAGATAAGCTCAATAAATGATGATGTATTCTCCTCAACTCCTCCTACTCCCAATCCTGCTGTACATACTCGTACCCTAGTCAGACAGAAAGCAGTTGAGGATTCTGCTGCAAATGATGGTCACGTTCTAATTTCTGTTCAATCCATGGATGAGAGCTATCATGGACCAAGTATTACACATGAGGTAAGAAGTAAGTCCTTTGAGCATGCAACGGAAAGAACTCGAAAACCCCaacaaaataaaggtacaatgTATGAATGCGAGACCTGTCGTAACCGTTACAGAAAACTGGAAAactttgaaaatcacaaaaagttttattgttCTGAACTGCACGGTCCGAAGAACAAGCCTATGCAAACCAGGGAGGTGGATTCAGAAGTGTTTGGCCGTAGCATTCAACAACCACTGTTAAACAGAAATGCAGTAATTACAGGAATTGTAGAGCAGCCAAGTATGGTACGAAAAAgaaggaaaattaaaagtgttgGAGACGATGATGACCAGTCTCCAACTGAGACCACACCTCCATGTTCAAGAAGTTTTGATTCCTGCCAAATGTCCACAGGTTCGCTAGGGCGGCCTTATTCCCACCACACCCAGACTATAAGTAACTCTACTGTTTTAGGTCAAATGCAAATCATTGGAAGAGTTGCTGAACCACAAGAGTCAAGACTATCTCCAATACGTGAGGCCCAGATCAGCACACCAAATAAAGAAAGAGGGGATCTCCAGAGACAAGGAAGCGGTACTTCAGTTATTCGACATACCAACTCCCTCAGCCGACCAAATTCTTTTGAAACGTCAGAGTCCATTGATAGATCATCTCCAGTTGATCCTGGGGAAAGGGAAGTAAAGAGCTCTACAAAATGCCATACAGAGGCTGCAGTAAGTTCATCTTCACAAAGTTACCAGGACAGAATGTCAACACCCAAATGTGCCAGCCAAGGAATTGAGCATCATGGCAGGCAAACATTTCCCATTGCAAGTGACAGTTCCACACCTTTACAGCAATCACGACTTGTGCGACAGAGCAACATTCAAGTCCCTGAAATTCTAGTAACAGAGGAACCAGACAGAGATCATGAAAGTCAACTTGTAGAATCAACAGAGAAACCCGTAGAAACTTTCAGCTGGCCTCAGAGGAGTGAGAGCTTGTCGAAATTGCCAACAGAAAAACTTCCCCCAAAGAAGAAGCGCATACGACTTGCTCAAATGGAACAATCTTCTGGTGAATCTAGCTTTGAGTCCAGTCTGTCTCGTAGTCTTAGTAGAGACAGTAGCTTGTCAAGGTGCTCTAGTATTTCAGCCTCTTTTGACAGAGATGATCCACCAAGGTCTGACAGCCCATCCAGGGCTGAAAGTGTTGGGAAGTCTCCAGAAGCTCAAGGGCTCCCTGTAGCAAACAACACTCTTGGAGTGCCAGGCATGATGAGACGAGCTACCTCAGAGCAGATCACCTGCACTCAGTCATCTGTGGAAATTTCTTGTGATTACCGTAGCAAATCTTTTGACTGCAGCAGCGTGTCATCTGGCAGGCCTTTGCCACCAATGCAGACGTCCATGCCAAAAACTACACACAGTCCTCTAACTACCCAGGTCCCTCTCATTGAAAGACGACGGGGACCCTTGGTCCGTCAGATGTCTTTGAAGATTGGTCCAGACCCCCAAATGGCAGTGAAACAGACTGTCTCTACTCAAAGAGGCCCTTTCACAAATGAATCTTCTCGATCCCAATCTAGACAAGTAAGTGTGAACACATCTACACTTGTTCAGCCATTTGTGCTGTATTCTGGTGAGGAACCAAAACAGACACATGAGCATATGGTTCAAAGTATAAACCTTGGAAGCCAAACCCAACAACCCCAAGTTTATGGCCTTCCCCATCCATGGCATCAGACCTCAAAGATTGCGACATGCCAGGTGCAACCTCCAGTCCATATGGTGGCAGGTCACACAGACATTCAAAAGACCTCAGATGAAAAAAATAACAAGAGCTTTGTACCTAAATACCAACTGAATTGCCCAGTACTGAAAACAGGCCAACCATATTCTTTTGCAGGTGTGCAAGGCAAACAGATTGCTTTGCCAGTTATTACAATACCAATTGCTAATAAAATTAAAGTCTCACAATCAAATGATGGAACACACAATGTCTTTGTAGCACAACCAGGTTATCAGGCTCTTATTAATAAGCCCCCAGTTGTACTGCCTGTTGGTGTACAAGGTGTTTCACCCTCTCAAATAACATCAGTATCGACAAGTGTACCCCAGATCCTAATCACACATGAGCAAACGTTAGCACCAGCCTCTGCGGCTTCTAAAGTTAACTTCCCTACAGTGCATGTGGTTAACAGTGATTTAAAGACTGGAAAAGACATCCAAACTCACAGGCAAGGTGGATCTGTTGCTATTCAGATGaagaacaacaataaaaacactgaacTAAACCAGACAACTCAGCAAAGCATCCTATCTCTTGGTTCACTGCACTGTACTCAAAAACTAGCATCAGCAAATCTATGCCCGCAGGAGGCCACTGCCTCAAGCAAGCGAATGCTCTCCCCTGCCAACAGCCTGGACATTGCTATGGAAAAGACACAAAAGCGGGCTAAAGATGAACATGGAGCAGCATGTCTCACTGATGGTAGATCTTTAAATTACCTGAACTCAAAGATGTCAGAAATGACCAGACAGAGGAAACTAATGTTGGTCAGACAGGTGTGTATGACAGAGCCAGTAGACAGCCCAATTGAGACAGATGCTCCAGAACAATTTCCAGACACTTCCGAATCAGAAAAGACACCAGTCCCCCAGAGAGCAACACCAGAGGTCAATGAGCAAGAGATGGAGAGTAGGACACCTACCACAGTTCATGGTGTACAAGGTTCTGCCACACGTTCTTCACCCGGAGTTCAAAACAGCACTATGCCAGAAAATATACATCTGAAGCCACAAGAGAAAGTTGAGGAGCAGCGCTGGTCTCCATCCAAATCTCCTCTTAGGCCTACAACGTTTCAAGGACAAGTGAAGTTAGCTTCTTCTGTGTCAGTTGTCAACACCAGAGATAGTCATCGTCTGTCATTCCCCAGTCTGAAAACAGCTACAACTTTTACCTGGTGTTTTCTAATGAAAAGAAAACCTCTTCATATTCAGCAGACCGACCAGAAGATATCTGCTTATTCAGCCTGGGTTGTAAACCCCAACAATCCCAACCCATTAGGCCTTCCCACAAAAGTGGTAATGTCCTTGTTTGACTCCAAACAGACATCCAAGAAAATACACTACACCCAAGCCAAAACAACAACTTTAAAGTCTGATATCTTAACCTACTCTGGGAAGTTAAAAGACGTTTTGTCAAAA GTTGTAATCCAGCAAAGATCAGTGCCAAATGAAAATAGTGGAAAAATGAAACCAGAGACGCAACCTATTAATGAGTCAGATAGAGACTCTTCCAAATCTGAACCCCAACGAGTGAAGATCTTTGATGGAGG CTTCAAATCAAACGAGGAATATGTGTATGTTCGGGGACGTGGAAGAGGAAAATACATTTGTGAGGAATGTGGAATCCGCTGCAAGAAACCAAGCATGCTGCGCAAACACATCCGTACGCACTCTGACATTCGTCCCTTTCACTGCACACAATGCAACTTCTCTTTCAAGACTAAGG GAAATCTCACCAAGCACATGAAGTCCAAAGCCCACAGTAAGAAGTGCATGGAGATGGGTGTTGCGATTGGCATTATAGATGATCAAGACAACGAAGACTCTG TTGATCGAGGAACAGCAGGAAGTGCTGACAGGCAGGACTCGGATGGTGATGATTCAGATGGCCCGGATGATGAAGATAATGACGGAGAGGAAGAGGATGAGGAGGACAGCCAGGCAGAGTCGGGCCTTTCCGCAACACCTTCAGTTTCTGCAAGTCCCCAGCACCTTCCTGCTAACCATGCCGACATAGCTCCTAGCTCTCTGCTGGCTCAGATGTCTATCAGCCCCAGCCCAACCCCTGCTGCCCAACCTCAGCGACCTCCAGCTTCAGACTCCCAGACATCAGACACAGAGTCGGTGGCTATGACAAGTCCTGTCTTATTGGTCAAACAGATGTCAATCTCTGCTTCTTGTTCCAGCCCAGGCCCTAGTCCATCTTCTTTTGCTTCCCACCCTGCCCCTGCCTCAGAATTCCACCCCTCTGACACTGACTCTGTGCACATGATGAGCCCAATTTCGCCTTGCAGGCAGATGTCCATCGACTTCCCTGAATTTGATGTTCCCCCTAGTCCCCCAGTGGCAGGCAAGGGCACCAAGCTCGCCCAGGTGAGACCCATGTCTTCGCAATTATTGTCTTTCCCGTCGTGCATCCCTTCCTCTCTACATGTACATCTAACCCCATACCAGTATCCAACCACATATGCATTCCAATGCCATGAGTCTCGCATGTCTGGCACATCAGCAAAGCTCCTTTGA